The Stigmatella ashevillena genomic sequence GCTGGCATCCAACACCGTGCCCGTGAGCACGGAGGCTCCTTGCTGAGCCCAGGAGGGCAGGCCCCACAAGGCAAAAGCCAACACGAGCGTCACGCCCAAGGCGCGCGCTGGGTCTCGCTGACGAAGGTTCACTGGGAGGACTCCCTGTGGAAGTAGGACGCCCACCGCCTCAATGCGGCGCGTCAACCTCTACAGTACATCTAATGTTCAAAATTCGTTACAAGAAAATCCAATATAACGGAGATTCTGCTCAGGCTCCGAAGAAGGAGACTTCCAGGAAGCGGATGTAGAGGTTGCAGGCGGCGTGGAAGAGCGCCGCGCCCAGGACGGTGCCGGTGCGCTCGCGCATCCAACCGAACAGCAGGGCGGGAAAGAAGACGGCCAGCCGCCAGGCCTGGAAGATGGCCAGGTGCCCGAGGGCGAAGAGCGCCGCGGTCACCCAGAAGGCGGGGCCCAGCCGTGCTCCCAGCACCTTGCGGCCCTGAGGCCATGCATCCCGCAGCCGCGACTGCATGTAGCCCCGGTAGAAGAACTCCTCGGGCAGCGCCACGACGAAGAGTTGATCGATGACCCACTCCCCGAAGCGGGGGGGCAACTGGGGCGTGAAGTGGGCGGTTCCCCGGTGCGGCGAGAGGAGCCGCTTCAGCTCGGGGGGCAGGTGCGGCAACACCTCCACCCAGAGGTAAAAGCCCAGGAAGAACAGGGGCCCGACGATGAGGCACATGAGGAGAAACAGCCGCGTGTCCTGGCGCCAGGCGCGCAGGGTGAGGCCGTAGTCTCGGTAGTCCTCGTCCCGCCAGCGCATGGCGACGACCGGCAGGTAGAGAAAGCCCAGCGTGGCCACCAGCTTGGGGATGCTGCTGCCGCCAAAGAGCAGGAAGGAGAGGATGATGCCCAGGAAGCCCAGGGCCCACAGGACGCCCACCTCCTGGACGGCGGACAGGCGCCAGGGCGCGCCGAGGGGGCGGCTCATGGGGTCACCGCAGGGGGGGCGAGTTGGCGCTGGATGGAGGCCAGGGGCAATGCCCGGCATCCCCCCGGGCGGAGCTGGACCACCACCGCGACCAGGCGTCCCTCGGAGTCGAAGAGGGGGCTGCCCGGGGCGAGCGGCAGGTCCAGGTCCACGAAGGGCGCGTTGGCATGCCGGGCCACGGCGGTGAAGGGCCGGGCGTCCTGCTTGCGCCTGCCCGCGACGACCCCGATGAGCCACTGCCCGTCCAGCCCTTCGGGGAGCACCTTCACGGGCACAGAAGGGTAGGAGCCGCGGGGGGCCGCCACGACGGCGATCTTCAGGGCGGCGTGGGCGAGCACCACCGCGCCCACGAGCCGCTGACCGCCGAACTCCACCTCCGCGGCCTCCAGGCTGACGTGCTCCACGGAGGTGAGCACCTGGCCCTGGCTGCCCACGATGACCCCCGGCCCGGCGCGGCGGGGACCGTGGACGCGGACCACCGAGCGCGCATGCAGCTCCATCACCCGCTGCATGTCCGCGCGCGTGGGGCGCCCGGCGTTGGAGGCATGGGCCGCGAGGCTGAAACCGAGAATCAGGACAAGGAGGCGAGGCATCAACGCGGGGGGAGAGGTTAGCACCGGCGCGGGAAGATGCGCTGTCCCTGGAGGCTCTGGCATACAAGAAGGCTGGGCGGGGCTCACCGGAACTCGTCGACGATGTAGACCGCCGCCACAGAGAATTCGACGATGGCCATTCCTGGCTTGGAGCCGGGGAGCTTCTTGAGTTGGCCCTGCGCCAGCCGGGCTACCGCGCAGAGAGGCACCCTGTTGCCCCCGGCGTGCTGTGCTGCGTAGTAGCGAATGACAACCTGGGGGCCATCCGTCCAAACCCGGCCGTACAGCCGTGCTGGCGATTCAAGAGGACCGAGTTTGTCTTCCACCATGCTCTCAACCGGCCCTTCGTAGAGAGTGATGGGGGTGGTGTCGGTCTGGTTCACGTCGAGTGTCACAAGAGCGGAATCACCCACCGCGAGTTGTAGGTACCGCATCGCCTTGAGGGCCTCTTCTGGGCACTCCTCGGGTCCGGGGGTCCCATCTGGGCGAATGGTTGCCCGTCCGGGCCCGGTGGCCGTGCAGCCAAAGGACGTCGTCAGTAGGAGGGCACCGCACAGGCACAACAGGGCACGCTTGGTGATCCGCATGCCGGGCTCTTACTCGCGGGCCAGTGAAGGGTCCAACTTCACGAAGACGGGTACAAAACCGTCGTCGCGGAGTCCAAATACTCCGGGTCCTTGAAAACCAGGGTTTGTTTCAGCCGGAAAGGCGTCTGCTCTGTAGAACCAGTCACAAGGAGTGCGGCGAGGGCATGATCCGGCGAGTTCGCCTCTTGCGCGTGACGCTCATTCTCTTCCCGGTAGCTCT encodes the following:
- a CDS encoding serine/threonine protein kinase, with translation MRITKRALLCLCGALLLTTSFGCTATGPGRATIRPDGTPGPEECPEEALKAMRYLQLAVGDSALVTLDVNQTDTTPITLYEGPVESMVEDKLGPLESPARLYGRVWTDGPQVVIRYYAAQHAGGNRVPLCAVARLAQGQLKKLPGSKPGMAIVEFSVAAVYIVDEFR
- a CDS encoding MXAN_2756 family trypsin-like serine endoprotease, which encodes MMPRLLVLILGFSLAAHASNAGRPTRADMQRVMELHARSVVRVHGPRRAGPGVIVGSQGQVLTSVEHVSLEAAEVEFGGQRLVGAVVLAHAALKIAVVAAPRGSYPSVPVKVLPEGLDGQWLIGVVAGRRKQDARPFTAVARHANAPFVDLDLPLAPGSPLFDSEGRLVAVVVQLRPGGCRALPLASIQRQLAPPAVTP
- the mrtX gene encoding myxosortase MrtX — protein: MSRPLGAPWRLSAVQEVGVLWALGFLGIILSFLLFGGSSIPKLVATLGFLYLPVVAMRWRDEDYRDYGLTLRAWRQDTRLFLLMCLIVGPLFFLGFYLWVEVLPHLPPELKRLLSPHRGTAHFTPQLPPRFGEWVIDQLFVVALPEEFFYRGYMQSRLRDAWPQGRKVLGARLGPAFWVTAALFALGHLAIFQAWRLAVFFPALLFGWMRERTGTVLGAALFHAACNLYIRFLEVSFFGA
- a CDS encoding DUF2381 family protein; this encodes MDHQLNLFWDPETVKYLRADLENALKREKSYREENERHAQEANSPDHALAALLVTGSTEQTPFRLKQTLVFKDPEYLDSATTVLYPSS